In Daphnia magna isolate NIES linkage group LG6, ASM2063170v1.1, whole genome shotgun sequence, the following are encoded in one genomic region:
- the LOC116928922 gene encoding uncharacterized protein LOC116928922: protein MEATELLLNLLKEKWSLLIDNKTNKKQIWNDIATGLSEQGYLVRGEDKGGNNHSYRPPYISDSFNQNQQNPTKFNDIMKEVSSQKKIGN from the exons ATGGAAGCAACAGAACTATTATTGA ATCTCTTAAAAGAGAAGTGGAGTCTCCTTATtgacaacaaaacaaataaaaagcaaatTTGGAATGATATTGCTACCGGTCTTTCTGAACAAGGATATCTTGTACGTGGTGAAGATAAAG GGGGAAACAACCATTCATATAGGCCACCCTACATTAGTGACTCTTTCAACCAAAACCAACAAAATCCAACCAAATTCAACGACATCATGAAAGAAGTTTCCAGTCAGAAGAAAATAGGTAATtaa
- the LOC123473732 gene encoding uncharacterized protein LOC123473732 has product MSVNCYVSWAVMGFQYCCAPGCKRSSRDRSVRFFSIPCIRKNQGKLESDVVKRRREVWLKRLHLVGKKITNNIRVCNAHFVLGKPFYYTGETHPDWAPSLNLEKVYFNAKSAMDRESRRVILNVQRAFQEMVQEPEQVPIENVHLNEEVVNISLTEGHQELFPQLCTEAESQHSVLLSETKEKDSFEMDKLKIELSTVKEELEFYKMKTNSLTNELQKLNSEFQSSIEKSKKSDFFERCQGSDYWMKTYTSLNTCTLFESLFRALEPAVANSIHAQDLSYREQLFLTLVKLTHDMTEDDLAFRFKISQSTVSRYFQKWINIIDQRLGRRMIHWPSRDTSLLTTPICFHTNFRNAVCVVDCFEVQTQIPHIPSQQCATYSSYKSRNTIKYFIGATPQGSISFISSGYVGRTSDKHIVQDSEFLSKLIPGDEVLADKGFRIAEDVGLCGAKLTTPAFVKKKSQLTYRETEHSRKVANVRIHIERIIGCLRMRFRMLVGPVNISYLRCHVNNVSFYDQIVRVCCVLANMNPSVVPPG; this is encoded by the exons atgtcagttaattgctacgtatcttg ggctgtcatgggttttcaatattgttgtgcCCCGGGTTGCAAAAGATCAAGCAGGGATAGAAGTGTGCGTTTCTTTTCTATACCTTGCATTCGTAAAAATCAAGGGAAACTGGAATCGGATGTTGTGAAACGCAGAAGAGAAGTCTGGTTGAAAAGACTTCATCTTGTTGGCAAAAAAATTACGAATAACATTAGAGTTTgtaatgcacattttgttctag gaaaacctttttactaCACTGGAGAAACACACCCAGACTGGGCCCCATCCCTGAATCTTGAAAAAGTGTATTTTAACGCTAAGTCAGCCATGGATAGAGAGTCAAGAAGAGtcattttaaatgttcaaagag CATTTCAAGAAATGGTACAAGAACCCGAACAAGTGCCAATTGAAAATGTGCACCTTAATGAGGAAGTGGTTAATATTTCATTAACTGAAGGTCATCAAGAACTTTTCCCTCAACTGTGTACTGAAGCTGAATCTCAACATTCTGTGTTGTTATCTGAAACGAAGGAAAAAGACTCTTTTGAAATGGataaattgaaaattgaactCTCCACAGTGAAAGAAGAACTAGAATTTTACAAAATGAAGACCAACTCATTGACTAACGAGTTACAAAAGTTGAATAGTGAATTCCAGTCCTCCAttgaaaaatccaaaaagTCTGACTTCTTTGAAAGATGTCAGGGTAGTGATTACTGGATGAAAACTTACACCAGCCTGAATACTTGCACGCTGTTTGAAAGCCTATTCCGTGCTCTTGAGCCAGCAGTTGCCAATTCCATTCATGCTCAAGATCTATCTTATCGTGAACAGTTATTTCTTACTTTGGTGAAGCTCACTCATGATATGACAGAAGATGACTTGGCCTTCCGGTTTAAAATTTCACAAAGCACCGTATCAAGATATTTTCAGAAATGGATAAATATTATAGACCAACGACTTGGCCGGCGCATGATACATTGGCCAAGCAGAGACACTTCGTTATTGACGACGCCTATATGCTTTCACACGAATTTCAGAAATGCAGTATGTGTTGTTGATTGTTTTGAAGTGCAAACACAGATTCCACACATACCATCACAGCAATGTGCAACGTATTCCTCTTACAAAAGTCGCAATACTATAAAATATTTCATTGGAGCCACACCTCAAGGAAGCATATCCTTCATTTCTTCCGGATATGTTGGACGGACTAGTGACAAGCACATCGTACAAGATAGTGAATTTTTGAGCAAACTTATTCCCGGAGATGAAGTTCTCGCTGACAAAGGATTTCGTATTGCGGAAGACGTTGGATTGTGTGGTGCAAAGTTAACAACTCCAGctttcgtaaaaaaaaaatcacagtTAACGTATCGAGAAACGGAACATTCAAGGAAAGTGGCTAATGTTCGCATTCATATTGAGAGAATAATTGGATGTTTACGCATGCGATTTAGAATGTTGGTGGGTCCAGTTAACATTTCATATTTGCGTTGCCACGTTAATAACGTTAGTTTCTATGATCAAATAGTCCGTGTTTGTTGTGTGTTGGCTAACATGAATCCAAGCGTTGTACCGCctggttaa
- the LOC116924516 gene encoding transmembrane protein 184C: MTDDELNSPSCGVIGKCCSRWRLWIRPVVMCLYFIIIVIFLPLLILTLWKSNEYSIRFEVWLIGGLFTLLAVPISLWDITQHLVHYNKPHMQKYIIRILWMVPIYALNAWVGLSFPAYAIYLDTCRECYEAYVIYNFMMFLLTYLKQEVHEEAELRDTKTHIHHIFPLCCLKPWPIGSELIHRCKHGILQYTIVRPCSALISVICEIIGVYGEGKFHANLAYPYMIAINNLSQFIAMYHLVLFYRAHREGLQPMNPIGKFLCIKAVVFFSFFQGVIIAVLVFTGVITSWFSTNDVEHAPQGIQNFLICIEMFLAAVAHHFSFSYKPYVDLAQDQHGCCFAFLHMWDVSDVRRDVAEHIHVIRATVRRRVAGRPHRHAAKDEEKRALLVPAASQNNLMHSPVAPNGGYRTMSDSMYSDSEHEGINAGIRALKRSTVPTSTERITVQVDVERSVDIVADFVHLDNDHPGDGQSLA, translated from the exons ATGACGGATGACGAATTAAATTCCCCTTCATGTGGTGTTATTGGTAAATGTTGCTCCCGATGGCGGCTTTGGATTCGACCAGTTGTTAT GTGTTTGTACTTCATCATCATTGTTATTTTCCTTCCTCTTCTCATACTAACATTATGGAAGAGCAATGAGTACAGCATCAGGTTTGAAGTATGGCTTATTGGGGGGCTATTTACTTTATTGGCAGTTCCTATCAGCTTATGGGATATAACACAGCATTTGGTTCACTATAACAAGCCACATATGCAAAAGTACATCATAAG GATTTTATGGATGGTGCCTATTTATGCTTTAAATGCT TGGGTTGGATTGTCATTTCCTGCCTATGCCATTTATTTGGACACATGCAGAGAATGTTATGAAGCTTAT GTGATTTACAATTTCATGATGTTTCTTCTGACATACCTTAAACAAGAGGTACATGAAGAAGCTGAATTGCGAGACACCAAGACACACATTCATCACATCTTTCCTTTGTGTTGTCTGAAACCATGGCCTATTGGAAG CGAGTTGATTCACAGATGTAAACATGGAATTCTTCAGTATACTATTGTTCGTCCTTGCTCTGCATTGATTTCTGT GATATGCGAAATTATAGGCGTTTACGGCGAGGGCAAATTTCACGCCAATTTGGCTTATCCTTACATGATAGCGATCAACAACCTTTCCCAATTTATCGCTATGTACCACCTAGTTCTCTTTTACCGGGCCCATCGAGAAGGCTTACAGCCGATGAATCCTATCGGAAAGTTCTTATGCATCAAAGCTGTCGTTTTCTTCTCGTTCTT TCAGGGGGTCATAATCGCAGTTCTAGTTTTTACTGGAGTCATTACATCCTGGTTTTCAACCAACGACGTTGAACATGCTCCTCAAGGAATCCAG AACTTTCTCATATGTATTGAGATGTTTCTGGCTGCTGTGGCACaccatttttccttttcatacAAACCCTATGTTGATCTAGCCCAGGATCAACATGGCTGTTGTTTTGCCTTCCTTCACATGTGGGACGTTTCGGACGTACGCCGTGACGTTGCGGAACACATTCATGTTATTCGCGCGACTGTCCGGCGGCGTGTTGCCGGTAGGCCACACCGACATGCTGCCAAGGATGAAGAGAAGAGAGCCCTGCTAGTCCCCGCCGCTTCGCAGAACAACTTAATGCATTCCCCTGTAGCTCCCAACGGCGGCTACCGGACCATGTCGGACAGCATGTACAGCGACAGCGAGCACGAAGGTATCAATGCTGGAATAAGAGCCCTCAAACGCTCTACAGTACCGACCAGCACCGAACGAATCACAGTCCAAGTGGATGTGGAGCGCTCGGTTGATATCGTCGCAGATTTCGTCCACCTCGATAATGACCATCCTGGAGATGGCCAATCGTTGGCCTAA